A single genomic interval of Gopherus evgoodei ecotype Sinaloan lineage chromosome 11, rGopEvg1_v1.p, whole genome shotgun sequence harbors:
- the LOC115659748 gene encoding uncharacterized protein LOC115659748: protein METLYSALQDEICAFEAHVQSCQKDFDLHTLYNVLLLLLPRSPTWEVKSLEQLEKLVEGRAWPGQDTVKITGSAESCDVPGYVAWLGSYLGYLNTLKETFDAKVVFPLCEHLYVHDELDAGAERRSPVGSCNGSGAGHSGEKRPHTVTSIADIAKKLFAIRRKWALLLKRGVIDDRVFSPQSLCTLRGFANIGPVVKVLRLVPDIFHKSLAMAALASQWLSLHGSRYSIFQLLSEPGQEKGERRIGLAAGTSESWRNGVAISLPESASGCSSFSGGRVPPRPRRSSSSCSSHDGGGWLGSVSATRTKLQESREELMALFWRVERAGVLETQLHELTQSISRLQLEQQDTRHKLDVFQQRLEQADWDVPDSIPLLRSQCQATLRELEDQGRHMELEKYHKSILQSDWLLELELRPGLIRQLDALQQRCRELEQSLQAKDQAALQHLLPASRTDSASLCDSGHCSTVSPMPTNKA, encoded by the exons ATGGAAACCTTGTATTCTGCCCTCCAGGACGAGATCTGTGCCTTCGAGGCACACGTGCAGAGCTGCCAGAAAGACTTTGACCTGCACACGCTTTacaatgtgctgctgctgctgctccccaggagcccGACCTGGGAGGTGAAAAGCCTGGAGCAGCTAGAAAAGCTTgttgagggcagggcctggccagGCCAGGACACCGTGAAAATTACAGGCAGCGCTGAGAGTTGTGATGTCCCTGGCTATGTCGCCTGGCTTGGCTCCTACCTGGGGTACTTAAATACTTTAAAAGAGACGTTTGATGCCAAGGTCGTATTCCCTTTGTGTGAGCACTTGTATGTCCACGATGAGCTGGATGCCGGGGCTGAGCGTCGGTCTCCTGTGGGTTCCTGCAACGGATCTGGTGCTGGGCACAGCGGGGAGAAGAGGCCCCATACTGTGACCTCCATCGCAGATATCGCCAAGAAACTGTTTGCCATCAGGAGGAAGTGGGCCTTGCTGCTCAAGCGGGGGGTGATTGACGACCGGGTCTTCAGCCCCCAGAGCCTGTGCACCCTGCGGGGCTTTGCCAACATTGGCCCCGTCGTGAAGGTTCTGAGGCTGGTTCCTGACATCTTTCACAAGAGCTTGGCCATGGCGGCGCTTGCCAGCCAGTGGCTCAGTCTCCATGGAAGCAGATACAGCATCTTCCAGCTGCTGTCAGAGCCGGGCCAGGAGAAGGGCGAGCGTAGAATTGGACTGGCTGCTGGCACCTCTGAGTCCTGGAGGAATGGAGTGGCCATCAGCCTCCCTGAGTCTGCCAGTGGCTGCAGCAGTTTCTCAGGAGGCCGGGTACCTCCCAGacccaggagaagcagcagcagctgcagctcccatgaTGGAGGTGGCTGGCTGGGCAGCGTCAGTGCGACGCGAACCAAGCTGCAGGAGAGTCGAGAGGAGCTGATGGCCCTGTTCTGGCGAGTGGAACGAGCTGGAGTGCTGGAAACTCAGCTGCATGAGCTAACCCAGAGCATCTCCaggctgcagctggagcagcaagaCACAAGGCACAAGCTGGACGTTTTccagcagaggctggagcaggcagaCTGGGACGTGCCTGACAGCATACCGCTGCTTAGAAGCCAGTGCCAGGCAACGctcagagagctggaggatcAGGGGCGGCACATGGAGCTGGAGAAGTATCATAAGAGCATCTTGCAGAGTgactggctgctggagctggagctcaGACCAGGTCTTATTCGGCAGCTTGATGCA tTGCAGCAGCGCTGCAGAGAGCTGGAGCAGTCGCTACAGGCCAAGGACCAGGCCGCACTACAGCATCTCCTGCCAGCAAGTAGGACAGACTCTGCTTCCCTGTGTGACTCAGGGCATTGCTCCACCGTGTCTCCCATGCCGACAAATAAAGCCTGA